The DNA region ATTCTCCACTGAATCTCAGAAAATCCCCCATATTCCCTTAAATTTTTTAGTGAATCAAAGGTACTAAGAGTAAGCCTGGTTTCATGCGGTATTTGAGCAAATAGCCAATCAATTTGCTGTAAGGACGGTATTTCTCCTTCCGCTAGCTGAAGGGGGAGTTGCTCATCTCCGGGGGAATGCAAAAGAATAGCAATACTTGCCTTCCCATCTCGACCTGCTCTACCAATCTCCTGTAAATAAGACTCCAATTGCATCGGCATATGGTAATGCATAACAAATCGGATATTTTCTTTATTTACCCCCATGCCAAAGGCACTCGTAGCACAAATCACATCTAATTGGCCATGTATAAATTGCTGTTGTATTAAGATCCTTTGTTCCTGGTCCAATCCTCCATGATAGGCCATTGTATTACTTATTCCCTGGTCATTTAAAAGCAAAGCCATTTGCTCAGCAACTTTTTTACTTGAAAAATAGATAATCCCCGGCTTTTGCATCTGTTTAGCTAATTCTAGCATTCTTGCTTGTTTGTCGTGGTAATCATTAACTTTCTCTACATATAAGGCGATATTTGGCCGATCAACCGTGGATTCTATCTTGTTCATATCATTTATATTAAGGGATCGAACAATATCTTCTCTAACCTTTTTTGTTGCTGTAGCAGTGAGTGCGAGCGTAAGGGGGTTTCCTAACTTTTTTCTTACCTCTCCGAGTTTAGAATAATCAGGGCGAAAGTCATACCCCCATTGTGAAATACAGTGGGCTTCATCAACGACAAATAATGCGATAGACAGTTCTTGAAGTTTAGCTAGAATGGATGTCACACTTAACATCTCAGGTGAGATGAAGATATATTTATATTTATTTAGATTACGTAATGCTTGGATTCTCTCATTAGAACTAAGAAAAGAATTTAAGCCAATTACTCGTTTTTCACCAAACTTCATCAACTGCTCCACTTGATCCTGCATTAAGGATAGTAACGGAGAAATGATTAATATTTGGCCCTCAAGGCAGTAACCCGGAAGCTGATAACACATCGATTTACCTGTTCCTGTGGGTAGCATTGCCAATGTATGCTTCCCGCTAAGAATGGATGTAATAACCTCTTCTTGGCCCTTTCGAAACGTTTGGTACCCAAAGTGCTTTTTCAAAAGCAGTTCTAATTTCATGATTGATCACCATTTTTCGCTAGTACGAGCCTGATTTTAAAATAAGATGCCGTTGGCAATTTGTTTCTAATTAACTTTAATTGTCTTGTGGCCCCTTGACGGGAGATTTGCATTACTTTTTCCTGAATGTCTTTTTCTACATATGGGTCAATTGAAAATTCTTTTATGTTTAGGGCAAACTCAACAAGATGATCCTCAATGGTACTATTTTTTAAGTTTCGATTAGCAGATATCTGTTCAATGGTAAACCCTTGATTGAGAAGTTCCCATGTTTTACGTGCCGAAAGGGTTAAGATGCTATGCTCCATTAAGTCTGCAAGCAGGGTTGATAACAATTTATAACGGCCAGTATCACTTTCAATCATGTGGATGATAAAGTGAAGAATGTTGAGAAACTCTAGATGATAATTAATAGGGTCCATAGCTAACTTTTTAGATGATTGTAAAGAGGTTAAACCAATTTGCTGATATCCAGTTAAACGAAATACAAGCACTGATGGATTAATATCCTTTTCTTCATTAAAACAATCTACTAGTTCTGTAAAGAGTGTATTTCCCCAAGCCTCTCTGGGCAGTGGATACTCCTTCAGTACACGTTTTAACCATCTATGAACTTCTTTATTTTTTTGAATTGGAATGTATCGTGTCTCTTGAAAAGTTAAATTTGAAGTAACTTGGGTAAGCAATGATAGCCTTTCCCAGACTACTGTTGATATATGATGATATTTCCATCCATTAATATATTTTGGAGGTGGAAATTTTTGCAAATTCACTAAACCAGATGAACTGAGTCTATAGATTTGGTCACCGATAGGTTCCACCCAATTTTTATCAAGTAAACGTTTGAAAACTATATCAAACGAATCCCGAGTTAAAGGTTCTAATATACGAAAATAATTCTTTAGCGAGAATAAATGGGCATCTTGAATGGTTTGGGATGATTTTTTTCCATTAAGTAAATGATAAATAGAATAAATTGTCCGTTCACCATTCAATTGCTTTAGACAATATAACATAATAATTTCGATATTTTGCATATTAATCCACCACTTTTGATGAGTATCGACAAAATACACTATTTTTCTATTTATCATACCATGAATGAAACCCTCATGTGGACTAAAATTGTGTAGGATTAAGGATACAAATTAAACTATCTGCAAGTTAATAAGCAATTTTCTATTGAAAAGTTACTCATACAGTTTTACAATAGTATTGAGTTATGCGTTTCCATTTTTAATGTGTTTATAAGTAAGTTATTATACTGGGAGGTTTTTTTTTCATGGCAAAGTATACGATTGTTGACAAAGAAACTTGCATTGCATGTGGTGCTTGTGGTGCAGCAGCACCTGATATTTACGATTATGATGATGAAGGTATTGCATTTGTAACACTTGATGATAACGAAGGAATTGTTGAAATTCCAGACGTATTAATCGATGATATGATGGATGCATTCGAAGGCTGTCCTACTGATTCCATTAAGGTTGCTGACGAGTCATTTGATGGTAACCCAACAAAGTTCGAATAATATTTTGTCATAACAAATCATTGAGTTACTCCCCCTCCTTTTTGTGGCGGGGGTTTTTTTTATTGTCCCTGCTATTAATAAACAAAAGGCAGCCAGTAGCTCTGGCTGCCTTTTAAATATAAAATTATGCACTTTTAATAACTGCTGATTTATTTATCCAGCCTTGCATACGAATAAACAAGAGCATAAATATAGACGACATAAGTACACCTTTTAAGATGTTGAATGGCAATATCCAAGGTACCACTAGGTTTCGCATATCAGGGAATTTCAAAAGGGCTGTATACGCAGGTAAGATAAACACATAATTTAATATACTCATCATTACTGCCATTATTACAGTTCCTACAATCAAGGCTATTGTCATGCCCTTTCTAGTTTTAAGCTTGTTGTATACATAATAAGTGGGCAAAATGAACAATACTCCCGCAAGGAAATTAGCAATATGACCTACTGGTACACCCGTTTGACTTCCTGTCATAATATAATCAAGTCCATTTTTGAAAAACTCAACTAATATTCCTGCCACAGGTCCGAAAATCAGTGCTGCAATCAATGCAGGAAGATCACTGAAATCGATAAATAAGAAGTTCGGGAATGGCGGCAGCGGGAAATTTAACAGCATTAATAGATAAGCGATACTACTCAGCATTCCAATTGACACCATTGCTCTTACATTTTTTTTCTTTTTCATTTTTCCTCTCTCCTTTTGATCCATCGCGTAAGGAAGAGAGGTTCAACGCAACTTGTTCAAATGCCAAAAAAATAAAAACCCCCAAGAGTTAAACACTTGAGGGAGTTACAAAGGCATCCTTAATAAACGTTCATTAAACATGTATTTTTTGAACGTTGCGGAACCTCCATCTTCTCCCATCCAGACTATACTGTCGGCTTTGGAATCACACCAAATCCTGCCATAACGGCTCGCGGGCTAAAGAGTTATACTCTAATACCGCCGATCGGGAATTTCACCCTGCCCCGAAGATAGATCGATATTTAATTACTCCCTTATTATACTGGAAATAATCTATTTTGAATAGGAAAAAGTATTCTTTTTATAATATTGTCAATAAATTTCTGCACGTGTTTCCATATTAATATCGTCCGTTTGCGCTTTAGCAGGTTTTCCGCCTAAAAATAATAGACTCACACATAGCGCCATGATTGCGACGATTAATAGTCTTCTCATGTAATCTAGCAATTCTATTCCTCCTTAGTTCTTGTCCTACCAAACCATATGTCCGCTTTAATGCTTTTAGAACATCTGATCATGATTGGGGCTGGATTTCAATTTAGAAAAAAAAAGATTAACCATCGCTGGTTAATCCAGGCTGTCGAGAAACCTTCGACAGCCTCTTATTTTATCGAATTACTTTAACAATTCACCGCATTTTCTTATTTGAATGTTATCAACATAATATGTCTTTGCAACATGTCTGTTGATTTTCGCTCCAGGCACTTCGCTTTCCGCGGGCGTGCCGGGGAGCCTCCTCAGCGCTGAAGCGCCTGCGGGGTCTCCCCGGCCCCGTACTCCCGCAGGAGTCTTCGTGCCTTCCGCGCAAATCAACAGAGTTATAAAATAAATAATGCACTTCTCTCTACAGATGTTTATCCGTTAATTTAAGTGTAATGCTTCACATTTTATCTTTTAATAAAAGGTTATTTTTTTGTCTTTATCCAGTTTTGTTTAGTTAGAATATAATGATATTCAATTAGTTCTTCATTAAGTTTCGGAAAAAACTTCTTTTCTATCTTGAATAACTTATAACCAATATCCTCTATAGATTTACAAGAATTTATATTATCTGTCCATGAACTGCATGAATTCCCTCAATATCTAACTCAAAAAATGCAAAAGATTGCCACACACTTAGCTAAACTCGGAAAAGCGTGTGGCAATACTTATGTCATTTACCCCCTGTTTATTTCCACGGAAGGTGCGTAGACTCCTGCGGGAAGAGCAAGTCACGGGAGACCCCGCAGGAGCGAAGCGACGAGGAGGCTCCCGGACTGCCCGCGGAAAGCGAAGCACCTGGAGTGGAAATCAACAGGCCAGGCGCATAGGCTATTTTATTTTTTTATAATCAATTAAGATTAGGCAAAATAAAAAAATTTCGAGTAATATACCCTTTCTTGACAATCAGGATTACCCATTGCTGGTTAATCTTTTATTCTTTATTGGATCGTACGGTAATTAGCTGCTACTGGTACTTTAATTTCTGCTGATAAATCAAAAGGACCTATTTGGCTAATCGGTGCATTTTTAATTAAAACCGTGTTAATGCCAAATGATTTAGCAGTTAACAATAGCGCTTCAAAGGAATATAATATCTCTTCGGTATCGCTCATTTTTGTGTTATCGTCCATTGTTAAGATTAATCGGTTATTATCAATTGTAATATCCTTAAAAAGAAATGACGGTAATAGGGAAGCTGTTAAACCTAAGTCTGGTATATCTACATACATGGCTTCAAATGCTTCCTCTATTGTCGTAAACGTATCTGGGGATGGCACAATAAAAGGTTTATCTATTCCTGTTGGAGTATAAAGGAAATATGCCACCTTTTCCACTGAGTCGATATCAATTTCATTAATAGGTCCATAATTACTAAATTCAATCCCTGGTTCAGAATTGGTCGATAAGTAAATCTTTTGTATATCACTATTTGATGAAATCAAATTTTTTAATACAGTAATAAAAAGCGTTTCGCTAGCAGACCCTTGCCCATATAAATGATCCGAAGGAACATCGACCGTAACACTCGTACCATCTGCTGATAATTCAAGGGTTGCATTTAATGGGTAGTACTCCATTAGCCCCCAGTCTTCCTCTGTCAAAGCCCCCATAGATTTATTTAATAAGCTTAACCAGTTCCCCTCATCAGAATTAACAATTATTGAAACGGGTATTATTATTTGTGCCTGTGAGTCTGGAATCCAATAGTTCAATACCTTTCCATTTCCCAGTTCATGATCATAAAGGGCTGTTTGGTTTGCGGTAGCCGTCGTAAATTCTTGTTCACCGCCTGATTTTCCCTCATTGACGGGTGATTTGTTCATAGATATCGAAGTATCATTATCCTCAACTGCTTTTTCTACAAAAGAAGATTTATCCTCTCTAGCTCCATTAAGAGCAAATTCGTCACCAATCATAAACTTAGGAATTAGTAAAATAAAAAGAAGTAATGCAGCCGCTATTGCAAAGGCTGGTATCAGCCATGCTGGTTGTCTGCGATTTTTCCTGGAAAGATTTTGATATATGTCACGAGGATTGCGATTATCTTGTATTTTTGGCATTTGCCTTAGTAATTCTTCGAGCTGTTCATCGCTCCACTCTGACTTTTTCACTTTCTGATCCCTCCTTTACATAAAGCATCTCCATTTGTTTCTTTAATACCTTTAATGAGCGATGCTGCGTTGTTTTCACCTTGCTTTCCGTCCAGCCTAAGGCTTGTGCGGTTTCGCTAATGGATAAGTCCTCTAAATACCGCAGAATAATAACTGACCTTTGATCCATTGTACAATTTTCTAAGCAATCATAAATCCGCTTAATTTCTTCATTTTGAATAGCTATTTCTTCCGGGATTGGATATTCATCTTTAACTTGATTGCTAGACCAATCAAATTTCTCTAAAATTCTATCCTTCCATCCTTTTTGCTTACGAAAAAAATCAATTGCAACATTCCTCGCAATTGAAAAGAGCCAAGTTTTTTCACTGCTTTTCCCTTCAAAACGATGATAGGATTTAAACACCCTTATATATACCTCTTGAACAAGGTCTTCTGCATGTTCTTTATTTCTTACCATGTAAAACAAAAATTGAAATACGTCTTGATGATATTTTTGATAAAGTTCATCGAAAACGGAGTCCATCATTTCCCCTCCCCGTTCATTAAATTAGTCGACATGTATGTATATAAAGTTTCACTTTTTAATATAGACTTTTTTCAACTAAATTGAAAGGTATTTAATGGTAAATCCCTTTTAAACTTGGCTATTGATTTCCACTCCAATCAACAGAGTTATAAAATCAACTATAACCCATAACAGAGCAAAGGTAAAAGGAAGCCACAAAAACAAAAAACTCATCTGATTGGATGAGTTTTTTGTTTTTGTGAAAGATCTAACTATATTAATAATCAATTTAACAGGTAAATGTTCCTTGTGAATCAAGAACTATCGGCATAATCTTTGTTTTTTTTCCTATTTTCGTGGTAATAAAAAGGAAAATGTCGTACCTTGACCTATTTTACTTTGCACGGAAATATGCCCGCGATGCGCATCGATAATATTCTTAGCAATTGCTAGGCCTAAACCAGTGCCTGTCCTGCCTCTTGTTCTTGCTTTATCTGCTTTATAGAAACGTTCAAAGACAAACGGCAAATCTTCTTCCGGAATTCCTGAACCTGAATCAGACACTTCAACCCGAACACCCATTTCCTCCACTGAGCCGGTTAATTTAACCGAACCGCCTTCAGGAGTATGCCTGATTGCATTATCAATTAAGTTAGTCAGAACCTGTTCAATCCGATCAGGATCAAATGAAAGCATTGGTATGTCATTTTCAATTTTAACACCTAAATGAATGGCATTATCTCTCGCAAGTCCCTGAAATTTATGGACAATCCTATTCAAAAAGGATGAAAGATTTACTTCCTCATTCATTAATTGAATATGACCTGCCTCCATTCTAGCCAAATCAAGCAGTTCATTTACAAGTCGCCCCATCCTCAAGG from Neobacillus sp. FSL H8-0543 includes:
- a CDS encoding helix-turn-helix domain-containing protein gives rise to the protein MQNIEIIMLYCLKQLNGERTIYSIYHLLNGKKSSQTIQDAHLFSLKNYFRILEPLTRDSFDIVFKRLLDKNWVEPIGDQIYRLSSSGLVNLQKFPPPKYINGWKYHHISTVVWERLSLLTQVTSNLTFQETRYIPIQKNKEVHRWLKRVLKEYPLPREAWGNTLFTELVDCFNEEKDINPSVLVFRLTGYQQIGLTSLQSSKKLAMDPINYHLEFLNILHFIIHMIESDTGRYKLLSTLLADLMEHSILTLSARKTWELLNQGFTIEQISANRNLKNSTIEDHLVEFALNIKEFSIDPYVEKDIQEKVMQISRQGATRQLKLIRNKLPTASYFKIRLVLAKNGDQS
- a CDS encoding ferredoxin → MAKYTIVDKETCIACGACGAAAPDIYDYDDEGIAFVTLDDNEGIVEIPDVLIDDMMDAFEGCPTDSIKVADESFDGNPTKFE
- the sigX gene encoding RNA polymerase sigma factor SigX, whose translation is MDSVFDELYQKYHQDVFQFLFYMVRNKEHAEDLVQEVYIRVFKSYHRFEGKSSEKTWLFSIARNVAIDFFRKQKGWKDRILEKFDWSSNQVKDEYPIPEEIAIQNEEIKRIYDCLENCTMDQRSVIILRYLEDLSISETAQALGWTESKVKTTQHRSLKVLKKQMEMLYVKEGSESEKVRVER
- a CDS encoding RecQ family ATP-dependent DNA helicase, producing the protein MKLELLLKKHFGYQTFRKGQEEVITSILSGKHTLAMLPTGTGKSMCYQLPGYCLEGQILIISPLLSLMQDQVEQLMKFGEKRVIGLNSFLSSNERIQALRNLNKYKYIFISPEMLSVTSILAKLQELSIALFVVDEAHCISQWGYDFRPDYSKLGEVRKKLGNPLTLALTATATKKVREDIVRSLNINDMNKIESTVDRPNIALYVEKVNDYHDKQARMLELAKQMQKPGIIYFSSKKVAEQMALLLNDQGISNTMAYHGGLDQEQRILIQQQFIHGQLDVICATSAFGMGVNKENIRFVMHYHMPMQLESYLQEIGRAGRDGKASIAILLHSPGDEQLPLQLAEGEIPSLQQIDWLFAQIPHETRLTLSTFDSLKNLREYGGFSEIQWRIVHDFINSYQGQLDSEGLKRTIKEFVEERLIVKRRNINHMKNWICSRLCRRDLLLDHFEEEKIYEKTESCCDICGVVLNQYEAPENDLPQPLNKELWQDYLAGILLSSEMSK
- a CDS encoding ECF transporter S component; this encodes MKKKKNVRAMVSIGMLSSIAYLLMLLNFPLPPFPNFLFIDFSDLPALIAALIFGPVAGILVEFFKNGLDYIMTGSQTGVPVGHIANFLAGVLFILPTYYVYNKLKTRKGMTIALIVGTVIMAVMMSILNYVFILPAYTALLKFPDMRNLVVPWILPFNILKGVLMSSIFMLLFIRMQGWINKSAVIKSA